A genome region from Sphingomonas changnyeongensis includes the following:
- a CDS encoding ATP-dependent DNA helicase — protein sequence MTVSRRQAGGTGDGDETSRKLVPALSLPDVQLGNLFAGKPLPPGEDAIVSQAATPGDSERLRFREWTSPADLRELIIDVLSQELGSDRSTLEHDVELSLGGFEKDGRIYFNAGCGKTAEAWQILSAHRNMASGSAEINRLIKSTVRAERLAAAQRRGRGWKMIPPRGSDQITYGDKVMCLRNHSRKRWNREDGQQNGYLANGEVGIVNGDTGSGKLYWTKVEFASQPRESYSFKPGDFAEEGSQYLELAYAVTVHKAQGSEFGTVILVLPQHSNLLTREMLYTALTRQKNRVWVLHQGAFSHYLKLRSDFFSETARRCTNLFGQPDMRHLSVQDAKGVRWGWLAEKLVHTTRRGDMVSSKSEIIIADALFELENAGKIRYAFERPLSDSKGGYRLPDFTIEKDQETWYWEHCGMMDSAEYVSRWKQKLDWYENELKVTVWSADNPAGRLIVTEETRASGFDSNGTHQLIEKLFG from the coding sequence TTGACCGTCAGTCGACGCCAGGCCGGTGGAACAGGCGATGGCGACGAAACATCACGCAAGCTTGTTCCCGCCTTGTCATTGCCCGACGTTCAATTGGGCAATCTATTCGCGGGAAAACCGCTTCCTCCAGGTGAAGATGCAATAGTCTCGCAAGCGGCAACTCCTGGTGACAGCGAGCGGCTGAGGTTTCGTGAATGGACATCTCCGGCTGACTTGCGGGAACTGATCATCGACGTTCTTTCGCAAGAGCTCGGCAGCGACCGGTCAACACTCGAGCACGACGTCGAACTTTCGCTTGGTGGATTCGAGAAAGACGGGCGCATCTATTTCAACGCAGGCTGCGGCAAGACTGCTGAAGCCTGGCAGATCCTCTCTGCTCATCGCAACATGGCCAGCGGGTCGGCTGAGATAAACCGGCTGATCAAGAGCACTGTCAGGGCTGAGCGGCTAGCAGCTGCCCAAAGGCGGGGCCGAGGCTGGAAGATGATCCCACCGCGCGGATCGGATCAGATCACCTACGGCGATAAGGTCATGTGCCTGCGCAACCACTCGCGGAAACGATGGAACCGAGAGGATGGCCAGCAAAACGGTTACCTTGCCAATGGGGAAGTCGGTATCGTCAATGGCGATACGGGCTCTGGTAAGCTCTATTGGACCAAGGTGGAGTTCGCTTCCCAGCCGCGAGAAAGCTACAGCTTCAAGCCTGGTGACTTTGCTGAGGAAGGCTCACAATACCTCGAACTGGCTTACGCGGTTACCGTGCACAAGGCTCAGGGTTCTGAGTTCGGGACGGTCATCCTGGTACTTCCGCAACATAGCAATTTGCTCACGCGAGAGATGCTCTACACGGCCCTCACCCGCCAGAAGAACCGAGTCTGGGTGTTGCATCAAGGCGCATTCAGCCACTATCTGAAATTGCGATCCGATTTCTTTTCAGAAACCGCCAGGCGTTGCACGAATTTGTTCGGTCAGCCTGATATGCGACACCTCTCCGTCCAGGACGCAAAGGGAGTGCGCTGGGGATGGTTGGCGGAGAAACTCGTTCATACAACTCGGCGCGGCGACATGGTCAGCTCAAAGTCCGAGATCATCATCGCCGATGCGCTCTTCGAGCTCGAGAATGCTGGCAAAATTCGTTACGCCTTCGAGCGCCCGTTGAGCGATAGCAAGGGTGGCTATCGCCTTCCTGATTTCACGATCGAGAAGGACCAAGAGACTTGGTACTGGGAGCACTGCGGCATGATGGACAGCGCCGAATATGTCTCGCGCTGGAAGCAGAAGCTCGACTGGTACGAGAACGAGCTCAAAGTCACTGTTTGGAGCGCAGACAATCCGGCAGGCCGCCTGATCGTAACGGAGGAAACGAGGGCGTCGGGCTTCGACAGCAATGGCACTCATCAGCTCATTGAAAAGCTGTTCGGATGA